In a single window of the Notamacropus eugenii isolate mMacEug1 chromosome 4, mMacEug1.pri_v2, whole genome shotgun sequence genome:
- the YWHAH gene encoding 14-3-3 protein eta, translating to MGDREQLLQRARLAEQAERYDDMASAMKAVTELNEPLSNEDRNLLSVAYKNVVGARRSSWRVISSIEQKTMADGNEKKLEKVKAYREKIEKELETVCNDVLALLDKFLIKNCNDFQYESKVFYLKMKGDYYRYLAEVAAGEKKSGVVESSEAAYKEAFEISKEHMQPTHPIRLGLALNFSVFYYEIQNAPEQACLLAKQAFDDAIAELDTLNEDSYKDSTLIMQLLRDNLTLWTSDQQDEEAGEGNN from the exons ATGGGGGACcgggagcagctgctgcagcgCGCGCGGCTGGCCGAGCAGGCGGAGCGCTACGACGACATGGCCTCCGCCATGAAGGCG GTGACTGAGCTCAATGAGCCGCTCTCCAATGAAGACCGAAACCTCCTCTCCGTGGCCTACAAGAACGTGGTGGGTGCAAGGCGGTCTTCCTGGCGCGTCATCAGCAGCATTGAGCAGAAGACGATGGCTGACGGCAATGAGAAGAAGCTGGAGAAGGTGAAGGCCTACCGAGAGAAGATTGAGAAGGAGCTGGAGACTGTCTGCAATGACGTGCTGGCGCTGCTCGACAAGTTCCTCATCAAGAACTGCAACGACTTCCAATATGAAAGCAAGGTCTTCTACCTGAAGATGAAGGGAGATTATTACCGCTATCTGGCTGAGGTGGCTGCGGGCGAGAAGAAGAGTGGCGTGGTGGAATCCTCTGAGGCCGCTTACAAGGAGGCCTTCGAGATCAGCAAGGAGCACATGCAACCCACCCACCCCATTCGGCTGGGCCTGGCCCTCAATTTCTCTGTCTTCTACTACGAGATCCAGAACGCCCCCGAGCAGGCCTGCCTCCTGGCCAAGCAGGCCTTCGATGACGCCATCGCCGAGCTGGATACACTCAACGAGGATTCCTATAAGGACTCCACTCTCATCATGCAGCTGCTTCGAGACAACCTCACCCTCTGGACAAGCGACCAACAGGACGAGGAGGCGGGAGAAGGCAACAACTGA